In Streptomyces hawaiiensis, one genomic interval encodes:
- the mobF gene encoding MobF family relaxase: MTVDIRVVRAGQMYRYYLRETVVGDGRRPARTPLREAQEQAGVPAGRWMGRGLAVLGLTPGQEVTEQQLRNLFGERGRHPYADRIEADRLAKGDSPKKAFKAGALGRQVMVTGVDFVFRPQPTIYLLWALGDEETRRVIEAAHERAIERVLEWIEDEVAVIRYGKDGIYRVRPPGGLVAARFRHYEARSGMPLLHDHLLLSVKGQRLDGKWGSIHILALHENTVAASALYNELVAAEVCEALGLATEPRIVTPGRRPVMEIAGVPHELIRFTSRRSDQIAACLAELEHEYVTAVDDDGELKFLPVVSERARAKLNGMAARKTRPPKQKTRPLAQLRAWWKASALLTSGVAVDVINSLLEYARAAAAAAAIRARVAAVVDVALAAVDVTATVFVMNDGGRFHRRHLLAEARRHSPSSCAAAAATPAWTTESWPPPSPRTAWTSASRRPHSVCCRTTVSTPHGGPWPTSPPGPAHQLPRPTRTGNPRPIPASRLRPGPRARMRGSGRYPDSRCSTSGPSSRARWCGRSCAPPPPLPLCGAGRTTSSPTSRRRCPSSCSRPRSPADRKRST, from the coding sequence ATGACAGTGGATATCAGGGTCGTCCGGGCCGGTCAGATGTACCGCTACTACCTGCGCGAGACCGTTGTCGGCGACGGCCGTCGCCCGGCCCGCACGCCGCTGCGCGAGGCCCAGGAGCAAGCTGGTGTCCCGGCCGGGCGATGGATGGGCCGGGGACTTGCCGTGCTCGGGCTGACGCCGGGGCAGGAGGTCACCGAGCAGCAGCTGCGGAACCTCTTCGGCGAGCGGGGCCGCCACCCGTACGCGGACCGGATCGAGGCCGACCGGCTCGCCAAGGGCGACTCCCCGAAGAAGGCGTTCAAGGCCGGCGCCCTCGGACGCCAGGTGATGGTCACCGGCGTCGACTTCGTCTTTAGGCCGCAGCCGACGATCTACCTGTTGTGGGCGCTGGGGGATGAGGAGACCCGGCGGGTGATCGAGGCCGCGCACGAGCGCGCGATCGAGCGGGTGCTGGAGTGGATCGAGGACGAGGTGGCGGTGATCCGGTACGGCAAGGACGGCATCTACCGGGTGCGGCCGCCCGGCGGTCTGGTCGCCGCGCGCTTCCGCCACTACGAGGCACGGTCGGGGATGCCCTTGCTCCATGACCATCTGCTGCTGTCCGTGAAGGGGCAGCGGCTGGACGGGAAGTGGGGGTCGATCCACATCCTGGCCCTGCATGAGAACACCGTGGCCGCCTCTGCGCTCTACAACGAGCTCGTGGCCGCGGAGGTTTGCGAGGCGCTGGGGCTGGCGACCGAGCCGCGCATCGTCACCCCGGGGCGCCGGCCGGTGATGGAGATTGCCGGGGTGCCGCACGAGCTGATCCGCTTCACCTCCCGGCGCAGCGACCAGATCGCCGCCTGCCTGGCAGAGCTGGAGCACGAGTACGTCACCGCCGTCGACGACGACGGTGAGCTGAAGTTCCTGCCCGTGGTCTCCGAGCGGGCCCGCGCCAAGCTGAACGGGATGGCCGCCCGCAAGACTCGCCCGCCCAAGCAGAAGACCCGGCCGCTCGCGCAGCTGCGCGCGTGGTGGAAGGCGAGCGCACTCCTCACCTCCGGGGTGGCCGTCGACGTCATCAACTCCCTCCTCGAGTACGCCCGCGCTGCGGCTGCGGCTGCGGCGATCCGGGCCCGGGTCGCCGCCGTGGTCGATGTGGCCCTGGCGGCCGTCGACGTCACCGCGACCGTGTTCGTGATGAACGACGGCGGCCGCTTCCACCGCCGACACCTGCTCGCCGAAGCCCGCCGCCACTCGCCCTCGTCCTGCGCGGCCGCCGCCGCGACCCCGGCCTGGACGACAGAATCGTGGCCGCCGCCATCTCCACGCACTGCCTGGACATCAGCGAGCCGAAGACCACACTCGGTCTGCTGTCGGACTACCGTCTCTACACCGCACGGTGGGCCCTGGCCGACCTCCCCGCCCGGCCCCGCCCACCAACTCCCGCGCCCGACCCGGACCGGCAACCCCCGGCCGATCCCGGCGAGCCGGCTGCGCCCCGGGCCCCGGGCCAGGATGCGGGGGAGTGGGAGATACCCCGACTCCCGCTGCAGTACGAGCGGGCCGTCCTCGCGGGCGCGGTGGTGCGGGAGAAGCTGCGCACCACCGCCACCGCTACCGCTGTGCGGGGCCGGGCGTACGACGTCGTCGCCCACCAGCAGGCGGCGATGCCCGAGCAGCTGCTCCCGCCCCCGGAGCCCAGCCGACAGGAAGCGGTCGACCTGA
- a CDS encoding FG-GAP-like repeat-containing protein: protein MPVPTQELKLQIVNAATGKILGARSTPGTDGALVVRDFPDGGPSLEQWQLTPVQATQGGPAQGEQAYVIRNAVSGKVLDNPAAADRGVRQWDATAGKKDQQWRVVPVEGEADLYFIEGATDGVVLDLADPAADDIRVVLREYDESAASQRWRFVTADPERTSDSVLRWAPLSHWNSRQSWRLARSAALRPAPGARPSFSDMLLVLKRFGSDQDAGGWKSDVANRSHSAQPGWWAGLGERFLADTTGAGRADIVGLKPAKGAVTASSQRDGTFKDEERVLHSPVPSPSPKDLWTLADTTGDGRPDVVVLAADGVRVSPQDENGRFAPASGEPVIKAFGHGQQAGGWVADKHPCFLTDTTGDGRADIVGFHDDGVWISLQDEEGKFAPLADEPGLRAFGHDEKAGGWVAGKHPRFVADTTGDGRADIVGFHDDGVWISLQDEDGTFADALWVLDDFGGDQGWSSVEEHPRFLVRTIDAGAVDIVGFGPQGVVVALGRGDGTFEPSKVVLNDFGLAQGWTSRKHLRFLADVTGDGNPDIVGFGDEGVWVSHNRGDGRFEQAQLVCCGFGYNDDAGAWRVDHHPRFLADITGDGRVDIVGFGGPGVYVARNLFRRFRTR, encoded by the coding sequence ATGCCCGTGCCCACGCAAGAACTGAAACTTCAGATCGTCAACGCGGCCACGGGGAAGATCCTCGGCGCCAGGTCCACGCCGGGAACGGACGGGGCACTGGTCGTGCGTGACTTCCCTGACGGTGGCCCAAGCCTGGAGCAGTGGCAGCTCACCCCCGTACAGGCCACGCAAGGCGGGCCGGCACAGGGCGAGCAGGCATATGTGATCCGCAACGCGGTCAGCGGCAAGGTCCTCGACAATCCCGCCGCCGCGGACCGCGGCGTCCGCCAGTGGGACGCCACCGCCGGCAAGAAGGACCAGCAGTGGCGCGTCGTCCCCGTCGAGGGCGAAGCCGACCTCTACTTCATCGAGGGCGCCACCGATGGTGTCGTTCTCGACCTCGCCGACCCCGCAGCGGACGACATCCGGGTGGTCCTGCGCGAGTACGACGAAAGTGCGGCAAGCCAGCGCTGGCGGTTCGTCACAGCCGACCCTGAGCGCACCAGCGACTCCGTGCTGCGCTGGGCACCACTGAGCCACTGGAACAGCCGCCAGTCCTGGCGACTGGCCCGCTCGGCCGCGCTGCGGCCGGCACCCGGTGCGAGACCCTCCTTCAGCGACATGCTGCTGGTCCTCAAGCGGTTCGGGAGTGACCAGGACGCCGGCGGGTGGAAGAGCGACGTCGCCAACCGGTCTCACAGCGCGCAGCCGGGCTGGTGGGCCGGGCTCGGTGAACGGTTCCTCGCCGACACCACCGGAGCAGGCAGAGCGGACATCGTCGGGCTCAAACCCGCGAAGGGGGCTGTGACGGCCTCCAGTCAACGCGACGGCACCTTCAAGGACGAGGAACGCGTCCTGCACTCACCCGTACCCTCCCCGAGTCCCAAGGACTTGTGGACTCTCGCGGACACGACGGGCGACGGCAGGCCCGATGTCGTCGTACTCGCCGCCGACGGTGTCCGAGTGTCCCCGCAGGACGAAAACGGAAGGTTCGCACCCGCAAGTGGCGAGCCGGTCATCAAAGCGTTCGGCCACGGACAGCAGGCCGGCGGGTGGGTTGCCGACAAGCATCCCTGCTTCCTCACCGACACCACCGGCGACGGTCGCGCCGACATCGTCGGCTTCCACGACGACGGCGTCTGGATCTCACTCCAGGACGAGGAAGGAAAGTTCGCACCCCTCGCCGACGAACCGGGTCTCCGGGCGTTCGGCCACGACGAGAAGGCGGGCGGGTGGGTTGCCGGCAAGCATCCCCGCTTCGTCGCCGACACCACCGGTGACGGTCGCGCCGACATCGTCGGCTTCCACGACGACGGCGTCTGGATCTCACTCCAGGACGAGGACGGGACGTTCGCCGACGCCCTGTGGGTCCTCGACGACTTCGGAGGCGACCAGGGCTGGAGCTCGGTCGAGGAGCACCCTCGGTTCCTGGTCAGGACCATCGATGCAGGAGCAGTGGACATCGTCGGGTTCGGCCCGCAGGGCGTCGTCGTCGCGCTTGGGCGCGGCGACGGCACGTTCGAACCCTCCAAGGTCGTCCTGAACGACTTCGGGCTCGCCCAGGGGTGGACGAGCAGGAAGCACCTCCGGTTCCTCGCCGACGTCACCGGCGACGGCAACCCCGACATCGTCGGTTTCGGCGACGAAGGGGTCTGGGTGTCGCACAACCGCGGCGACGGCCGGTTCGAGCAGGCGCAGTTGGTGTGCTGCGGGTTTGGGTACAACGACGACGCGGGCGCCTGGCGGGTCGACCACCACCCCCGCTTCCTCGCCGACATCACCGGTGACGGACGCGTCGACATCGTTGGCTTCGGCGGGCCGGGCGTGTACGTGGCCCGCAACCTCTTCCGCCGCTTCAGAACCCGATAA
- a CDS encoding RICIN domain-containing protein encodes MTVDRDGALYIAEFGGHRIRKVTTDGRISTIAGTGSAGRGAEGVSAVSAPLSHPRGIAVDSAGDLYIADSGNHRVRKITMADGKIHTFAGTGTATYGGEGVSATTAHLNTPFDVAVDGAGDVYIADYGNHRVRKVTADGKITTVAGTVAGLSPDGTLATAAQLRNPTAVAVDSAGNLYIADCGNQRVRKVPKADRKIRTVAGTGAATFGGDGVQAALAPLYSPMAVAVDSTDTLYIADTNNHRVRKVVADGTISTFAGTGAATFGGDGESAASAKLSGPHGLAVDCVDTLYIADYSNNRVRKVTSAKLAGLPDSGTVVSWANVRSRLRMGVVRESTNDGAEVHQILTAPRDHQRWRLIAAGQDDGEVLYRIENVRSGKVLEVVGAQETKGAVVAQRAYEGADAHHQQWRLIPVGPVTGTPRVYEIANRNSGLLLGVDTNARSVIRQYEAVGERRDRQWQLVPV; translated from the coding sequence ATGACGGTGGATCGCGACGGGGCCCTCTACATCGCCGAATTCGGCGGCCACCGGATCAGGAAGGTCACGACTGACGGGAGGATCAGCACGATCGCGGGGACGGGGAGCGCAGGGCGCGGGGCAGAGGGTGTCTCTGCCGTCTCAGCCCCGCTGAGTCACCCGCGCGGGATTGCCGTGGACAGCGCGGGCGATCTCTATATCGCCGATTCCGGCAACCACCGGGTCCGGAAGATCACGATGGCCGATGGGAAGATCCATACGTTCGCCGGCACCGGCACTGCGACCTACGGCGGTGAGGGCGTCTCCGCCACCACCGCCCATCTGAACACGCCGTTCGATGTGGCGGTGGATGGCGCGGGCGACGTCTACATCGCCGACTACGGCAACCACCGGGTCAGGAAGGTCACGGCTGACGGGAAGATCACCACGGTCGCCGGGACGGTCGCGGGCCTGTCCCCTGACGGCACCCTCGCCACCGCCGCCCAACTGAGGAACCCCACCGCGGTGGCGGTGGACAGTGCAGGCAACCTCTACATCGCCGACTGCGGCAACCAGCGGGTCCGGAAGGTCCCGAAGGCCGACAGGAAGATCAGAACGGTCGCCGGCACAGGCGCCGCGACCTTCGGCGGTGACGGCGTCCAGGCCGCCTTGGCACCGCTGTACTCGCCCATGGCAGTGGCGGTGGACAGCACCGACACCCTCTACATCGCCGACACCAACAACCACCGGGTTCGGAAAGTCGTGGCCGACGGAACGATCAGCACGTTCGCCGGCACGGGCGCCGCGACCTTCGGTGGTGACGGCGAGTCGGCCGCTTCGGCCAAGCTGAGCGGCCCGCACGGGCTCGCCGTGGACTGCGTCGACACCCTCTACATCGCCGACTACTCCAACAACCGGGTCCGAAAGGTCACGTCGGCGAAGCTGGCCGGGCTGCCCGATTCGGGCACGGTGGTCTCCTGGGCCAACGTCCGCAGCAGGTTGCGGATGGGGGTGGTGCGTGAGTCCACCAACGACGGGGCCGAGGTCCACCAGATCCTCACCGCTCCGAGGGATCACCAGCGGTGGCGGCTCATCGCGGCGGGCCAGGACGACGGCGAGGTCCTGTACCGGATCGAGAACGTGCGCAGCGGCAAGGTCCTGGAGGTCGTGGGAGCGCAGGAGACCAAGGGGGCGGTGGTGGCGCAGCGTGCCTACGAGGGTGCTGACGCGCACCACCAGCAGTGGCGGCTGATCCCGGTGGGCCCGGTGACCGGCACTCCGCGGGTGTATGAGATCGCGAACCGCAACAGTGGTCTGCTCCTGGGAGTCGACACCAACGCCCGCTCGGTGATCAGGCAGTACGAGGCTGTGGGCGAACGCCGGGACCGTCAGTGGCAGTTGGTCCCGGTGTGA